A single region of the Plantactinospora soyae genome encodes:
- a CDS encoding acyl-CoA thioesterase, whose protein sequence is MTAVDVNLYGTVHGGVLMKFVDDVAGASAARHSGGTAVTAAIDEIVFAEPVRVGDLVHAHAQVNWTGQTSMEVGVRVVAERWDSAEDDPIVVATAYLVFVGVDVAGNPRPVRPVLPETPQDERRFREAEIRRAHRLAKRRAIQDHRAVGDPSVAG, encoded by the coding sequence ATGACGGCGGTGGATGTGAACCTCTACGGAACCGTGCACGGTGGCGTACTGATGAAGTTCGTCGACGACGTCGCCGGAGCCTCGGCCGCCCGACACTCCGGCGGTACGGCGGTGACGGCCGCGATCGACGAGATCGTCTTCGCCGAACCGGTCCGGGTCGGTGACCTGGTGCACGCGCACGCCCAGGTCAACTGGACCGGGCAGACCTCGATGGAGGTCGGGGTCCGGGTGGTCGCCGAGCGTTGGGACAGCGCCGAGGACGATCCGATCGTGGTGGCCACGGCGTACCTGGTCTTCGTCGGGGTGGACGTGGCCGGGAACCCGCGTCCGGTCCGACCGGTGCTGCCGGAGACCCCGCAGGACGAACGGCGGTTCCGCGAGGCGGAGATCCGTCGGGCGCACCGGCTGGCCAAGCGCCGGGCCATCCAGGACCACCGTGCCGTGGGCGACCCCTCCGTCGCCGGCTGA
- a CDS encoding MerR family DNA-binding transcriptional regulator, whose translation MVGVAPGLSAYTLRFYEREGILAHPVRRDGGPLHRARRGLADGLRDPACLRDAPAGDPWLHGTGQGGRRQRGGATHPDASAS comes from the coding sequence GTGGTCGGGGTTGCCCCCGGTCTGAGCGCGTACACGCTGCGGTTCTACGAGCGTGAGGGGATCCTGGCGCACCCGGTACGCCGCGACGGGGGGCCTCTACACCGAGCACGACGTGGACTGGCTGACGGTCTGCGTGATCCTGCGTGCCTCCGGGATGCCCCTGCCGGCGATCCGTGGCTACACGGAACTGGTCAGGGCGGGCGCCGGCAACGAGGCGGAGCGACTCACCCTGATGCGTCAGCATCGTGA
- a CDS encoding aldo/keto reductase: MRQDPLTLVEPQRVRAQTGGNPDHDDSIRIIHAALDRGVNFVDTADMYSGGESEEIG, translated from the coding sequence GTGCGCCAGGATCCCCTCACGCTCGTAGAACCGCAGCGTGTACGCGCTCAGACCGGGGGCAACCCCGACCACGACGACAGCATCCGGATCATCCACGCCGCCCTCGACCGGGGCGTCAACTTCGTCGACACCGCCGACATGTACTCCGGTGGCGAGTCGGAGGAGATTGGTTAG
- a CDS encoding MFS transporter yields the protein MTTTEEAAAQVSDQQTSPSSHWLAVTAVALGTFLLVTAEQLPIGLLTAVGSALSVSEGTAGLMVTVPSLVAAVAAPLVPMLVGGMNRRLLLLGLMGLMMLANVASALAPSFAILVASRVLVGVAIGGFWAVASGLAVRLVAPANVSRATAIIFGGVGAANVFGVPLGTLLGEFSGWRIAFATLSALACVALLALLALLPPLAASQPVRLRLLAEQLGNPGVRVGILATFLIVTGHFSAYTFVSPALQELSGIDERLVGPLLFGFGLAGMVGNFVAGAALARNPHRTVLAITVSLAAAMPLYLVLGRGPVGGAVLLIAWGLAFGGVSVSLQTWMIKTAPQAVEAASALWVAVFNLSIGLGALTGGVIVDSLTLQTVLWLGGACALAAALAVWTARTNKNLR from the coding sequence GTGACGACCACAGAAGAGGCCGCCGCCCAGGTGAGCGACCAACAGACCTCGCCGAGTAGTCACTGGCTGGCGGTCACCGCAGTGGCCTTGGGAACGTTTCTGCTGGTGACTGCTGAGCAACTACCAATCGGGCTGCTGACCGCCGTGGGATCGGCGCTGTCGGTCTCCGAGGGGACCGCCGGGCTGATGGTGACGGTGCCCAGCCTGGTCGCCGCGGTCGCGGCCCCGCTGGTTCCGATGCTCGTCGGCGGAATGAACCGGCGGCTGCTTCTGCTCGGCTTGATGGGGCTGATGATGCTCGCCAATGTGGCCTCGGCCCTGGCGCCGAGCTTCGCCATTCTGGTCGCCTCCCGGGTGCTGGTCGGGGTGGCGATCGGAGGTTTCTGGGCGGTTGCCAGCGGTCTGGCCGTCCGACTCGTGGCGCCCGCGAACGTGTCACGGGCCACCGCGATCATCTTTGGCGGCGTCGGAGCCGCGAACGTGTTCGGTGTCCCGCTCGGCACGCTGCTCGGCGAATTCTCGGGCTGGCGCATCGCCTTCGCGACGCTGAGCGCCCTGGCGTGCGTCGCGCTGCTCGCTCTGCTGGCCCTGCTGCCGCCGTTGGCCGCGTCCCAGCCCGTCCGTCTGCGGCTGCTGGCCGAACAGCTCGGCAACCCAGGTGTACGCGTCGGCATCCTTGCGACATTCCTCATCGTGACCGGCCATTTCTCGGCTTACACCTTCGTGAGCCCGGCGCTGCAGGAGCTCTCGGGTATCGATGAACGACTCGTCGGCCCGTTGCTGTTCGGATTCGGGCTGGCGGGCATGGTCGGCAACTTCGTCGCCGGCGCCGCGCTGGCGCGCAATCCGCACCGGACCGTGCTGGCCATCACCGTATCCCTGGCCGCCGCGATGCCGCTCTACCTGGTGCTGGGCCGGGGACCAGTCGGCGGGGCCGTACTGTTGATCGCCTGGGGCCTGGCCTTCGGCGGCGTGTCGGTCAGCCTGCAAACATGGATGATCAAGACGGCGCCACAAGCCGTGGAAGCGGCCTCCGCCCTGTGGGTGGCGGTGTTCAACCTCTCGATCGGCCTCGGCGCGCTGACCGGCGGTGTCATCGTCGACTCGCTCACCCTCCAGACTGTTCTGTGGCTCGGCGGTGCCTGCGCCCTGGCAGCCGCACTCGCGGTCTGGACCGCCCGCACCAACAAGAACCTGCGCTAA
- a CDS encoding TetR/AcrR family transcriptional regulator, whose amino-acid sequence MGRPREFDEQDAVIRATDLFWRRGYNATSVRDLGADLRLTPSSMYRTFTDKHTLFLRALDHYRATESAQAEQRLDAAGRPVRQALRDWMLWLVSCPSDGESGRGCFVVNTATELGTTDAQVRQRTEAAFEVTRQALRSLLHKGRHNGELPIGLDIDAAVELLFTTVLGLRVRERAGHDSARLATAIDAVIQALGSTSTQPS is encoded by the coding sequence ATGGGACGCCCCCGAGAGTTCGACGAGCAGGACGCCGTCATCAGGGCGACCGATCTGTTCTGGCGTCGCGGTTACAACGCCACCTCGGTACGTGATCTGGGTGCCGATCTCAGACTCACTCCCAGCAGCATGTACCGGACGTTCACCGACAAGCACACGCTGTTCCTGCGCGCGCTCGACCACTACCGGGCTACCGAGTCCGCTCAGGCTGAGCAACGGTTGGACGCCGCCGGCCGTCCGGTCCGCCAAGCACTGCGGGACTGGATGCTGTGGCTGGTCTCCTGCCCGTCCGACGGCGAGTCCGGTCGAGGCTGCTTCGTGGTCAACACCGCCACCGAACTCGGCACCACCGACGCTCAGGTCCGTCAGCGGACCGAGGCCGCTTTCGAGGTCACCCGGCAGGCACTGCGATCGCTTCTGCACAAAGGCCGCCACAATGGCGAGCTGCCCATCGGCCTCGACATCGACGCCGCCGTGGAACTGCTGTTCACCACGGTGCTCGGGTTGCGGGTACGAGAACGCGCCGGCCACGACTCCGCACGTCTGGCCACCGCGATCGACGCCGTGATCCAGGCCCTGGGGTCCACCTCCACACAACCTTCCTGA
- a CDS encoding Uma2 family endonuclease, giving the protein MSAEAFGRQLSAVVTLDDLAAMNAADQHGHRYELSPEGALSITSPPDSEHAAIASRLLVWLAMAGWPAEQVLQAAGVRIPGPDGDGGRIPDLTLWPRPQPRSVWLALTDLVLAVEIVSPGSEAMDEVVRRREYERAGSRDTGWSNGT; this is encoded by the coding sequence ATGAGTGCTGAGGCGTTCGGCAGGCAGCTTTCTGCCGTCGTCACGCTCGACGACCTGGCAGCGATGAATGCCGCCGACCAGCACGGCCACCGCTATGAGTTGAGTCCCGAGGGAGCGCTGTCGATCACGTCCCCGCCCGATTCCGAGCATGCCGCGATCGCCAGTCGCCTCCTCGTCTGGCTCGCCATGGCCGGCTGGCCGGCCGAGCAGGTGCTACAGGCTGCCGGCGTCCGGATCCCGGGCCCGGACGGTGACGGCGGCCGGATCCCCGATCTGACGCTGTGGCCCCGCCCCCAGCCCCGGAGCGTCTGGCTGGCGCTCACCGACCTGGTTCTCGCGGTCGAGATCGTGTCGCCCGGCTCCGAGGCGATGGACGAGGTGGTCAGGCGCCGAGAGTACGAGCGTGCCGGATCCCGCGATACTGGATGGTCGAACGGGACGTAG
- a CDS encoding acyl-CoA dehydrogenase family protein, whose amino-acid sequence MTSESSFDAYLMPEEHEAIREAVRAVCDAKVAPHAAEADETAEFPKASYEALRAADFHAPHIPEEYGGAGADALATAIVIEEVARACAASSLIPAVNKLGTLPLLLAGSEELKRRYLPRVAQGEGMFSYCLSEPEAGSDAASMTTRAVRDGDHYVLDGVKRWITNAGVSEYYTVFAVTDPSARSRGISAFVVEKSDSGVSFGAPEKKLGIKGSPTREVYLDSVRIPADRMIGDPGTGFGTAMRTLDHTRVTIAAQAIGIAQGALDYAKGYVKERKQFGKAVAEFQGIQFMLADMGMKLEAARQLTYAAAARSERNDPDLTYFGAAAKCFASDAAMEITTDAVQLLGGYGYTRDYPVERMMRDAKITQIYEGTNQVQRIVVARQLLKD is encoded by the coding sequence ATGACCAGTGAGTCGTCGTTCGACGCATACCTGATGCCGGAGGAGCACGAGGCGATCCGGGAGGCCGTCCGGGCGGTCTGCGACGCCAAGGTCGCTCCGCACGCCGCCGAGGCCGACGAGACCGCCGAGTTCCCCAAGGCGTCGTACGAGGCGCTGCGGGCCGCGGACTTCCACGCCCCGCACATCCCCGAGGAGTACGGCGGCGCCGGTGCCGACGCGCTGGCCACCGCGATCGTGATCGAGGAGGTCGCCCGCGCCTGCGCCGCCTCCTCGCTGATCCCGGCCGTGAACAAGCTCGGCACCCTGCCGCTGCTGCTCGCCGGCTCCGAGGAGTTGAAGCGGCGCTACCTGCCGCGGGTGGCCCAGGGCGAGGGGATGTTCTCGTACTGCCTGTCCGAGCCGGAGGCGGGCAGCGACGCCGCGTCGATGACGACCCGGGCGGTCCGGGACGGCGACCACTACGTCCTGGACGGCGTCAAGCGGTGGATCACCAACGCCGGGGTCTCCGAGTACTACACGGTCTTCGCAGTGACCGACCCCTCGGCCCGGTCCCGGGGCATCTCCGCCTTCGTGGTGGAGAAGTCGGACTCGGGGGTCAGCTTCGGCGCGCCGGAGAAGAAGCTCGGGATCAAGGGTTCGCCCACCCGCGAGGTCTACCTCGACAGCGTGCGGATCCCGGCGGACCGGATGATCGGCGACCCGGGTACCGGCTTCGGCACCGCGATGCGGACCCTGGACCACACCCGGGTCACCATCGCGGCCCAGGCGATCGGGATCGCCCAGGGCGCGCTGGACTACGCCAAGGGGTACGTCAAGGAGCGCAAGCAGTTCGGCAAGGCGGTCGCCGAGTTCCAGGGGATCCAGTTCATGCTCGCGGACATGGGCATGAAGCTGGAGGCGGCCCGCCAGTTGACGTACGCGGCGGCGGCCAGGTCGGAGCGGAACGACCCCGACCTGACCTACTTCGGCGCGGCGGCGAAGTGCTTCGCCTCGGACGCCGCCATGGAGATCACCACCGACGCGGTGCAGTTGCTCGGCGGGTACGGCTACACCCGGGACTACCCGGTGGAGCGGATGATGCGGGACGCCAAGATCACCCAGATCTACGAGGGCACCAACCAGGTCCAGCGGATCGTGGTGGCCCGCCAACTCCTCAAGGACTGA
- a CDS encoding winged helix-turn-helix transcriptional regulator — MSAEDLRRRRTNVRANVRTVPGPCARWNDEDADFIREVLDLVGDKWSVLIIGTLADGPIRYSDLADAIPGISQRMLTLTLKHLRRTGLITRTSYPEVPPRVEYTLTELGTSLLSTVLALAAWSADHHGEIRRHQAAYDSANARQADER; from the coding sequence ATGAGCGCAGAGGATCTTCGAAGGAGACGAACCAACGTCCGGGCGAACGTCCGGACCGTGCCAGGGCCCTGTGCGCGCTGGAACGACGAGGACGCCGACTTCATCCGCGAGGTCCTGGACCTCGTCGGCGACAAGTGGAGCGTGTTGATCATCGGTACCCTCGCCGACGGCCCCATCCGCTACTCGGACCTGGCCGACGCGATCCCCGGCATCTCCCAGCGGATGCTCACGCTGACCCTGAAGCACCTCCGGCGTACGGGGCTCATCACCCGAACCTCCTACCCCGAAGTCCCGCCCCGCGTCGAGTACACCCTCACCGAACTCGGCACCTCGCTACTGTCGACCGTGCTGGCCCTGGCGGCCTGGTCCGCCGATCACCATGGCGAGATCCGCCGCCACCAGGCCGCGTACGACAGCGCCAACGCAAGGCAGGCGGACGAGAGGTAG